The genomic window CTTCTCCCTCTATACAATAGACCGCCTCAAGGTGGTGTTTATACCAAATGGCGGTTTCGGTTCCTGCATATAGGATGGTATCGTGGAACGAAAAGCCGGTGTTATCTTTTTTAAGAAGAAACCTTCTGCTCGTAAAGGTTGAAGCGGTTACTTCCCGCTTGGTTCCTTCTATTTCATTAAGGGTTCGGATGATCATGATTAAAACCTTTCAGTTTTTTTAAACACCAACCTCTTTGGTTTGGTATGGAAACTCCTCCTGAGCGGTCTTTACGCTATCGTAAAGAATAGTTAAACCACTGCGGATGATTTTTTCATCCATGATAAGAGGCGGCATCACTTTAACCACGTTGTCCTCGGGCCCGGCGGTTTCCATGACCATTCCGCGTTCAAATGAGGTTTTGGCGATATACTTTGCAAGACCTTCCTGCGAGCAGGTGAGGCCTTGAATTAAACCCCGGCCCCGAGTTTCTGGAAAGGTTTGTGGGTGTTGGGATACAATTTCATCCAGGTGTTTTCGGACATAATTTCCTTTGGCTTCGATTTCTTTGGAAAACTCATCATTTTCCCAGAAAGAAAGGGCTTCTGTTGCTGTCACAAAGGCCAAATTATTTCCCCGGAAGGTGCCATTGTGTTCTCCCGGCTCCCACTGATCCCACTCGGGTTTGATCAGGGTCAGTGCCATGGGTAAACCATAACCGCTTATTGATTTTGAGAGACAAATGATATCGGGCTCTATTCCTGAAGGCTCGAAGCTGAAAAACGGTCCTGTCCTTCCACACCCCACCTGGATTTCATCCACTATGAGGAGCATATCGTAACGCTTGCAAAGATCCGCCAGGTTTTGCATCCAATCAATGGTTGCCACGTTGACTCCCCCCTCGGCCTGAATGGTCTCTACGATGACCGCAGCGGCATGGTCCACCCCACTTCCGCTGTCACTTAAAAAACGCTCCATATATTCGATGGTATCCAATCCATCTCCAAAATACCCGCAGAAGGGCATGGTATCGGAAAGCATCAGTGGAATGCCAGCCCCATTGCGTTTAAAAGCATTTCCCGTGACCGAAAGAGATCCCAGTGTCATTCCATGAAAGGCGTTGGTGAAGGAAATCACTTTTTCCCTTCCAGTCACTTTCCTGGCCAGCTTCAGGGCTGCCTCTACGGAATTGGTTCCCGTTGGGCCGGGAAATTGAACTTTGTAATCGAGGCCCCGTGGTTCAAGGATGACCGAGGTAAACCGTTCTAAAAAGTCTTCCTTTGCCCGGGAAGCCATATCCAGGCTGTGGGTAATGCCATTGCGCCCAATATAATGAAGCAATTTTTCCTTCATTCGAGGGTGGTTATGGCCATAATTCAATGCCCCGGCGCCGCTAAAAAAATCGATATACTCACGATTATC from Nitrospiria bacterium includes these protein-coding regions:
- the ectB gene encoding diaminobutyrate--2-oxoglutarate transaminase, translated to MKTIERIESEVRSYCRSFPATFDKAEGCFMYDTDNREYIDFFSGAGALNYGHNHPRMKEKLLHYIGRNGITHSLDMASRAKEDFLERFTSVILEPRGLDYKVQFPGPTGTNSVEAALKLARKVTGREKVISFTNAFHGMTLGSLSVTGNAFKRNGAGIPLMLSDTMPFCGYFGDGLDTIEYMERFLSDSGSGVDHAAAVIVETIQAEGGVNVATIDWMQNLADLCKRYDMLLIVDEIQVGCGRTGPFFSFEPSGIEPDIICLSKSISGYGLPMALTLIKPEWDQWEPGEHNGTFRGNNLAFVTATEALSFWENDEFSKEIEAKGNYVRKHLDEIVSQHPQTFPETRGRGLIQGLTCSQEGLAKYIAKTSFERGMVMETAGPEDNVVKVMPPLIMDEKIIRSGLTILYDSVKTAQEEFPYQTKEVGV